A window from Triticum aestivum cultivar Chinese Spring chromosome 6D, IWGSC CS RefSeq v2.1, whole genome shotgun sequence encodes these proteins:
- the LOC123142672 gene encoding uncharacterized protein: protein MWEGARTSSFWVWPRFWKHSGVGHFPVGRSYAAAPTSILRPLRWLPRCSAPPPPSSADRTRGRGPSPGAPASPPSRAPASSVLGLGGGGGGVVEPKACCVAHMRTEAALEKLNENLCVMEKDIGTLLEHERRLERSEQFHKRLSYVLIPGAAAFFVFCPDKKREPSTEGQLGV from the exons ATGTGGGAG GGTGCGCGGACCTCCAGCTTTTGGGTGTGGCCCAGGTTCTGGAAGCATTCAGGAGTCGGTCATTTCCCCGTTGGTCGCTCCTACGCCGCGGCGCCGACTTCGATCCTCCGGCCACTCCGATGGCTTCCCCGCTgctccgctcctccgccgccaTCCTCCGCCGATCGAACCCGCGGGCGTGGACCTTCCCCCGGCGCCCCGGCCAGTCCTCCGTCGAGGGCCCCCGCTTCCTCAGTTctggggctggggggggggggggggggggtcgtcgaaCCCAAG GCGTGCTGCGTGGCCCACATGCGCACGGAGGCGGCCCTGGAGAAGCTTAATGAGAACTTGTGTGTGATGGAGAAGGATATTGGTACTCTGCTAGAACATGAGAGACG CTTAGAGCGTAGCGAGCAGTTCCACAAGAGATTGTCCTACGTCCTCATTCCAGGTGCCGCCGCGTTCTTTGTCTTCTGCCCGGACAAGAAGAGGGAGCCCTCGACGGAGGGGCAATTGGGCGTCTAG
- the LOC123145730 gene encoding LRR receptor-like serine/threonine-protein kinase ER2 has translation MPPPAPRRSSFPVAAALLAAALLILAAGAVAVADDGRTLLEIKKSFRDADNALRDWSGDGASPGYCSWLGVLCDNVTFQVAALNLSGFNLGGEISPAIGDLKSVVSIDFQSSGLSGQIPDEIGDCWSLKMLNLSSNNLEGDIPFSISKLKHLENLILKNNQLVGVIPSTLSQLPNLKILDLAQNKLSGEIPRLIYWSEVLQYLGLRSNKLEGSLSPDMCQLTGLWYFDVKNNSLMGTIPDTIGNCTSFQVLDLSYNHLTGEIPFNIGFLQVATLSLQRNNFSGPIPTVIGLMQALAVLDLSLNQLSGPIPSILGNLTYTEKLYLQGNKLSGPIPPELGNLSALNYLDLNDNKLTGLIPPELGKLTALYDLNLANNELEGTIPDNISSCTSLVSFNAYGNKLNGTIPRSLHKLQSMTYLNLSSNYLNGAIPTELARMINLDVLDLSCNKIAGSIPSAVGSLEHLLRLNLSKNNLVGHIPAEFANLRSITEIDLSYNHINGFIPREFGMLQNLILLKLESNNMTGDVSSLTNCFSLNVLNISYNNLAGVVPTDNNFSRFSPDSFLGNPGLCGSWRGSSCPSSSHAKRFSVSRAVILGIAIGGLAILLLILAAACWPHSPAVSTDFSVSKQEIHAVLSSNVPPKLVILHMNMALHVYDDIMRMTENLSEKYIIGYGASSTVYKCVLKNCKPVAIKKLYAHYPQSVKEFETELETIGSIKHRNLVSLQAYSLSPAGNLLFYEYMESGSLWDVLHAPSSKKTKLDWEARLQIALGTAQGLAYLHHDCSPRIIHRDVKSKNILLDKDYVAHLADFGIAKSVCISKTHTSTYVMGTIGYIDPEYARTSRLNEKSDVYSYGIVLLELLTGKKPVDNECNLHHLILSKAADNTVMEMVDPDITATCKDLGEVKRMFQLALLCSKRQPSDRPTMHDVVHVLSCLVCPEAPPKPAQPPASPQSSTAPSYVNEYVSLRSGSALSCANSSSASDAELFLKFGKAISQNTE, from the exons ATGCCGCCTCCCGCTCCCCGCCGCTCCTCTTTCCCCGTGGCCGCGGccctcctcgccgccgcgctcctcaTCCTCGCGGccggcgccgtcgccgtcgccgacgacG GGCGGACGCTGCTGGAGATCAAGAAATCCTTCCGCGATGCCGACAACGCGCTGCGCGATTGGTCCGGCGACGGGGCGTCCCCGGGCTACTGCTCCTGGCTCGGCGTGCTCTGCGACAACGTCACCTTCCAAGTTGCAGCTCT CAACCTCTCAGGGTTCAATCTCGGCGGCGAAATCTCCCCGGCCATCGGGGATTTGAAGAGCGTCGTGTCAAT TGATTTTCAGTCCAGTGGACTTTCCGGGCAGATCCCTGATGAGATTGGTGATTGCTGGTCGCTTAAAATGTT GAACCTGTCCTCCAACAATCTGGAAGGAGACATACCCTTTTCCATATCTAAGCTGAAGCACCTTGAAAACTT GATATTGAAGAATAATCAGTTGGTGGGGGTGATCCCGTCGACACTCTCTCAGCTTCCAAATTTGAAGATATT GGACTTAGCTCAGAACAAGCTAAGCGGTGAAATTCCAAGGTTAATATACTGGAGTGAGGTTCTTCAATACTT GGGACTGCGaagcaataaattagaaggaagcCTCTCTCCAGATATGTGCCAATTGACTGGCTTGTGGTACTT TGACGTGAAGAACAATAGCTTGATGGGCACAATACCAGATACCATTGGGAACTGTACGAGCTTTCAGGTCTT GGATTTGTCTTACAATCATCTCACCGGAGAAATCCCATTCAACATTGGTTTCCTGCAAGTGGCTACATT GTCTTTGCAAAGGAACAACTTCTCCGGCCCTATTCCAACAGTGATTGGCCTTATGCAGGCGCTTGCAGTGCT GGATCTGAGTCTTAACCAATTGTCTGGCCCAATACCATCTATACTTGGCAACTTGACATACACTGAAAAATT ATACCTGCAAGGCAATAAGCTATCTGGGCCAATACCACCAGAGCTTGGTAATTTGTCGGCGCTTAATTATTT GGACCTCAATGACAATAAACTGACTGGGCTCATTCCACCTGAGCTTGGAAAACTCACGGCCTTGTATGACTT GAATCTTGCAAATAATGAACTTGAGGGAACGATACCTGATAATATAAGTTCATGCACAAGTCTTGTTAGCTT CAATGCTTATGGCAATAAATTGAATGGGACCATCCCACGTTCATTGCACAAGCTTCAGAGCATGACTTATTT GAATTTGTCATCTAATTATCTTAATGGAGCAATTCCCACTGAGCTAGCAAGAATGATAAACTTAGACGTACT GGATTTATCATGTAACAAGATCGCTGGTTCGATTCCTTCAGCAGTTGGCAGCTTAGAGCATCTTTTGAGACT TAACTTGAGCAAGAATAATCTGGTGGGACACATTCCTGCTGAGTTTGCAAACTTGAGGAGCATCACGGAGAT TGATTTGTCCTATAACCACATTAATGGTTTCATTCCTCGAGAGTTTGGAATGCTGCAAAATCTGATACTGTT AAAACTAGAAAGTAACAATATGACTGGGGATGTTTCTTCACTTACTAACTGCTTCAGTCTCAATGTCTT AAATATATCATACAACAACCTGGCTGGCGTTGTACCTACAGACAACAACTTTTCACGGTTTTCACCTGACAG CTTCTTGGGTAATCCTGGACTATGTGGCTCCTGGCGTGGTTCTTCATGCCCTTCCTCCAGTCATGCAAAGAGAT TCTCTGTCTCAAGGGCTGTCATTCTTGGTATTGCTATTGGCGGGCTTGCAATCCTGTTGTTGATCCTAGCAGCTGCTTGTTGGCCACACAGTCCAGCCGTTTCCACAGATTTCTCTGTAAGCAAACAAG AGATTCACGCTGTGTTATCGAGCAATGTTCCTCCCAAGCTTGTGATCCTCCACATGAATATGGCCCTCCATGTATACGACGATATAATGAGGATGACAGAAAATTTGAGCGAGAAATACATAATTGGGTACGGGGCATCTAGTACAGTTTATAAATGTGTTCTGAAGAACTGCAAGCCAGTGGCAATCAAAAAGCTATATGCTCACTACCCGCAGAGCGTGAAGGAATTTGAGACTGAGCTCGAGACAATTGGAAGTATCAAACACCGGAATCTTGTCAGCCTTCAGGCTTACTCACTATCACCTGCTGGGAATCTTCTCTTCTACGAGTATATGGAAAGTGGCAGCCTCTGGGACGTTTTACATG CACCTTCGTCCAAGAAGACAAAACTGGACTGGGAGGCTAGACTCCAGATTGCTCTTGGCACTGCCCAAGGGCTGGCTTATCTTCACCATGACTGCAGCCCACGAATAATTCACAGGGATGTAAAATCGAAGAATATCCTCCTGGACAAGGACTACGTGGCGCACCTTGCTGACTTTGGCATTGCCAAGAGCGTGTGCATCTCCAAGACCCACACATCAACCTATGTGATGGGCACAATTGGCTACATTGACCCTGAGTACGCGCGCACATCCCGCCTGAACGAGAAATCTGATGTGTACAGCTACGGCATCGTCTTGCTCGAGTTGCTGACCGGGAAGAAGCCAGTTGACAATGAGTGCAACCTCCATCACCTG ATCCTATCCAAAGCCGCGGACAACACCGTGATGGAGATGGTCGACCCAGACATCACCGCCACATGCAAGGATCTCGGCGAGGTCAAGAGGATGTTCCAGCTGGCGctcctctgcagcaagcggcagcCGTCCGACCGGCCGACGATGCACGACGTCGTGCACGTCCTCAGCTGCCTGGTCTGCCCAGAAGCGCCCCCGAAGCCGGCGCAGCCGCCGGCGTCGCCCCAGTCGTCCACGGCCCCGAGCTACGTGAACGAGTACGTCAGCCTGAGAAGCGGCAGCGCCCTCTCCTGCGCCAACTCGTCGAGCGCGTCCGACGCGGAGCTCTTCCTCAAGTTCGGCAAGGCGATATCGCAGAACACAGAGTAG